Proteins encoded by one window of Cannabis sativa cultivar Pink pepper isolate KNU-18-1 chromosome 4, ASM2916894v1, whole genome shotgun sequence:
- the LOC115713036 gene encoding uncharacterized protein LOC115713036: MLIHGPTTTIAAAPNLYFRRASSLVFRRVSCINKSIIINISSSSSKCNSSSILKSIKSSFVAVAAAALVASSLSSAAAGAEAPPEAETLENIPQLLSGECVLPNDCKKPRIQKPKSRKAESCTIKCVTTCIRGGEGSPGEGPFNVRRPLVVFKEGFRSRRYCLVECSDICNLMGEEDDGP; this comes from the exons ATGCTAATTCATGGCCCTACAACTACTATTGCTGCTGCTCCAAATCTCTACTTCAGAAGAGCTTCCTCACTAGTATTCAGAAGAGTGAGCTGCATCAACAAGAGCATCATCATCAAcatcagcagcagcagcagcaaatGCAATAGCAGCAGCATACTCAAAAGCATTAAGTCGAGCTTTGTTGCAGTTGCAGCTGCAGCCTTGGTGgcatcatcattatcatcagcTGCAGCCGGGGCCGAGGCTCCTCCTGAGGCCGAGACACTAGAGAACATACCGCAGCTGCTGTCTGGGGAGTGTGTCTTGCCAAATGATTGCAAGAAACCAAGAATTCAAAAGCCGAAATCGAGGAAAGCAGAGTCCTGCACCATCAAGTGTGTCACTACCTGCATTAGAGGTGGAGAAGGATCTCCAGGAGAAGGCCCTTTCAATGTTAGGAG ACCTTTGGTTGTATTCAAGGAAGGATTTCGAAGCCGTCGTTATTG TCTGGTGGAGTGTTCAGATATTTGTAATTTGATGGGTGAGGAAGATGATGGTCCTTGA
- the LOC133036838 gene encoding uncharacterized protein LOC133036838 — MHCYCVYHLLSNLKETFKKNASKLDKPFFAAARAYTERKFEYHMSELDSLDIHIRPYLQQVGYHKWSRYHCKNNRYSTMTSNIVESLNAANLAARELPITTLMESLRALIQQWTYTNRKKAQKTTTFLTPTAEKKLVNNFVDSLTENVKPINETMFEVVELTRSWVINLKEKTCSCNRFQLDELPCLMRLLL; from the exons ATGCATTGCTATTGTGTATACCACCTGTTAAGCAACCTAAAAGAAACattcaagaagaatgcaagcaagctggataaaccattcttcgctgcagccagagcatacacagagaggaaatttgaataccatatgagcgagTTGGACAGCTTGGACATCCATATCagaccatatttacaacaagttggataccacaaatggtcaagataccactgcaaaaacaacaggtattcaactatgacttcaaacattgttgaatctctaaatgcagcaaacttagcagctagagagctaccaatcacaacactgatggagtcattgagagctttgatacaacaatggacatacacaaacaggaaaaaggcacagaaaacaacaacatttttaacacctacagcagagaagaaattagtcaacaactttgtggactcattgacagaaaat GTAAAGCCAATAAACGAGACCATGTTCGAAGTCGTAGAACTAACCAGATCATGGGTCATCAACCTCAAGGAGAAAACATGCAGTTGCAACCGATTCCAACTTGACGAGTTACCGTGTCTGATGCGCTTGCTAttataa
- the LOC115713035 gene encoding protein HIGH CHLOROPHYLL FLUORESCENCE PHENOTYPE 173, chloroplastic has protein sequence MTSTATAATVNGSTSPHHHHHHHHHHRYSSMGLRPTTLSLPNTPNWAPSFISHSHSHSSHRSHHSILVPRATTSSSSSSSPDTSGNNNKPPNNKKRNKNKNDKKKPQNQDQTQQTLPSSSSATTTTTTSVVAQEEQQKQQLRLDLEDVNPVGLGRRSRQLFDEVWRKFSGLGQISSTSRADQRDALDALLIREGPMCEFAIPGAQNTTVLVVGPTSRIGRLVVRKLMLRGYSVKALVRKADEQVVDMLPRSVEIVVGDVGDPSTLVDAVEGCSKIIYCATARSAITGDLFRVDQRGVYNLSKAFQDYNNKLAQLRAGKSSKSKLCLAKFKSEDSLVGWEARQGTYFQDVVASKYDGGMDAKFEFTETGEAVFSGYVFSRGGYVELTKRLSLPLGRTLDRYEGLVLSVGGNGKSYVLILEAGPLADTSQSKLYFARFATKVGFCRVRVPFSSFRPVKPDDPPLDPFLIHTLTIRFEPRKQKPAEGPAAGVKQDPRSFKLILEYIKALPTGQETDFILVSCTGSGLDPTRREQVLKAKRAGEDSLRKSGLGYTIIRPGPLKEEPGGQRALIFDQGNRISQGISCADVADICVKALHDSTARNKSFDVCYEYVAEQGKGLYELVAHLPDKANNYLTPALSVLEKNT, from the exons ATGACTTCCACTGCTACGGCAGCCACCGTCAACGGCAGCACCAGcccccatcatcatcatcaccatcatcatcatcatagaTATTCATCGATGGGATTGAGGCCAACAACGTTGTCACTGCCCAATACTCCCAACTGGGCACCTTCCTTTATCTCCCACAGCCATAGCCATAGCAGCCATAGATCCCACCATTCTATTTTAGTCCCCagagctaccacttcttcttcttcttcttcttctccggaCACTTctggtaataataataaaccacCCAATAACAAGAAGAGAAACAAGAACAAAAACGACAAGAAGAAACCTCAAAATCAAGACCAAACTCAACAGacccttccttcttcttcttctgctaCAACAACTACTACTACTAGTGTTGTTGCTCAAGAAGAGCAGCAAAAGCAGCAGCTTCGTCTGGATCTTGAGGATGTGAATCCTGTCGGACTCGGTCGGCGGTCCCGTCAGCTGTTCGATGAGGTTTGGCGTAAGTTCTCTGGACTGGGCCAGATTTCGAGCACCAGCAGAGCAGACCAGAGGGATGCACTTGATGCTCTTCTCATTAGGGAAGGACCCATGTGCGAGTTTGCCATTCCTGGTGCCCAGAACACCACAGTTCTCGTCGTTGGGCCCACTTCTCGCATTGGACGCCTTGTAGTCCGTAAGCTCATGCTCAGAGGCTACTCTGTCAAG GCCCTGGTGAGAAAGGCAGATGAACAAGTGGTGGACATGCTTCCTAGGTCGGTTGAGATTGTTGTTGGGGACGTAGGTGATCCCTCCACACTAGTGGATGCTGTCGAAGGCTGCAGCAAGATCATCTACTGTGCTACTGCTCGCTCCGCCATTACTGGAGACCTCTTTAGGGTCGATCAGCGCGGAGTTTACAACCTTAGTAAAGCGTTTCAG GACTATAACAATAAGCTTGCTCAGCTAAGAGCTGGCAAAAGCAGCAAAAGTAAGCTCTGCCTTGCCAAGTTCAAGTCCGAAGATTCATTGGTTGGGTGGGAAGCTCGTCAGGGCACCTATTTCCAGGATGTTGTTGCTTCTAAGTATGATGGTGGAATGGATGCTAAGTTTGAGTTTACAGAGACTGGAGAAGCTGTCTTCTCag GTTATGTTTTCAGTCGAGGAGGCTATGTAGAGCTGACGAAAAGGCTTTCACTTCCTCTGGGTCGGACTCTTGACAG GTATGAAGGTCTGGTTCTCTCTGTTGGTGGGAATGGAAAATCTTACGTTTTAATTCTTGAGGCTGGTCCCTTAGCAGATACATCTCAAAGTAAATTGTATTTTGCACGATTTGCCACAAAAGTAGGATTTTGTAGG GTGAGGGTACCCTTTTCATCCTTTCGCCCTGTGAAACCGGATGATCCACCACTAGATCCATTTCTTATACATACATTAACCATACGTTTTGAACCCAGAAAGCAG AAACCTGCAGAAGGGCCTGCAGCAGGAGTTAAGCAAGACCCTAGAAGCTTTAAGCTTATATTGGAATACATAAAAGCTTTACCT ACTGGGCAAGAAACGGACTTTATCCTAGTTTCATGTACTGGATCAGGATTAGACCCTACCAGAAGGGAGCAGGTTCTTAAAGCCAAGAGG GCTGGAGAAGATTCATTGAGAAAATCAGGACTTGGATATACAATTATTCGTCCTGGACCCCTTAAG GAAGAACCCGGTGGCCAACGTGCACTCATATTTGATCAAGGAAACAGGATTTCACAA GGAATCAGCTGCGCGGATGTAGCTGATATTTGTGTGAAGGCATTGCATGATTCCACTGCACGGAACAAGAGCTTTGAT GTATGCTATGAATATGTTGCTGAGCAGGGGAAGGGACTCTATGAGCTG GTTGCACATTTGCCTGACAAAGCCAATAACTATTTGACTCCAGCACTATCTGTTTTAGAGAAGAACACATGA